One Streptomyces sp. NBC_01217 genomic region harbors:
- a CDS encoding FadR/GntR family transcriptional regulator, giving the protein MSTLAHTMMTAARSADSGHAGPGELDRYPYAEAPAGERAALRSWDGPDAELGRASRRGSASRGRGLHGQLVQQLGQMIVSGDLGADRPLVPEEIGQRFEVSRTVVRESLRVLEAKGLVSARPNVGTRVRPVSDWNLLDPDIIEWRAFGPQREDQRRELGELRWTIEPLAARLAAGHGREDIQQRLGDMVEIMGHALGQGDGITCSRADAEFHSLLIQAAGNRMLEHLSGIVSAALQVSGGPVTGCDRPSETSLGHHARIVDALASGDSAGAEAAMRQLLVVHHEVERVVPAPREH; this is encoded by the coding sequence GTGAGTACCCTTGCGCACACCATGATGACCGCCGCCCGCTCCGCCGATTCCGGCCACGCCGGCCCGGGTGAACTCGACCGCTACCCGTACGCGGAGGCGCCGGCCGGCGAGCGTGCCGCTCTTCGTTCCTGGGACGGCCCCGATGCCGAGCTCGGCCGCGCGAGCCGACGGGGCTCAGCCAGCCGGGGCCGCGGCCTCCACGGCCAACTCGTTCAGCAGCTGGGTCAGATGATCGTCTCCGGCGATCTGGGCGCCGACCGCCCCCTCGTGCCGGAAGAGATCGGTCAGCGCTTCGAGGTCTCCCGTACCGTCGTACGCGAATCGCTGCGCGTCCTTGAGGCCAAAGGCCTGGTCAGCGCCCGGCCCAATGTGGGCACCCGGGTTCGTCCCGTCAGTGACTGGAATCTGCTGGACCCCGACATCATCGAATGGCGGGCTTTCGGTCCTCAGCGTGAGGATCAGCGCCGTGAGCTGGGGGAGCTCCGGTGGACGATCGAGCCGCTCGCTGCCCGCCTCGCCGCGGGCCACGGCCGCGAGGACATTCAGCAGCGCCTCGGCGACATGGTCGAGATCATGGGGCACGCGCTCGGGCAGGGCGACGGGATCACCTGTTCCCGGGCCGACGCGGAATTCCACTCCCTGCTCATCCAGGCGGCGGGCAATCGCATGCTCGAGCACCTCTCCGGCATCGTCTCCGCGGCCCTGCAGGTCTCGGGCGGTCCCGTCACTGGCTGCGACCGTCCCAGCGAGACATCCCTCGGCCACCATGCCCGGATCGTCGACGCGCTCGCATCCGGTGACTCGGCGGGCGCCGAAGCCGCCATGCGCCAACTGCTCGTCGTCCACCACGAGGTGGAGCGAGTGGTGCCCGCGCCCCGCGAGCACTGA
- a CDS encoding RNA polymerase sigma factor: MSASTSRTLPPEIAESESVMALIERGKADGQIAGDDVRRAFEADQIPPTQWKNVLRSLNQILEEEGVTLMVSAAEPSKRARKSVAAKSPVKRTATKTVAAKTTVTRTVAATAAPSAETVDVVADDAAAVGPAKKAAAKKTAAKKTAVKKTAAKKTATKKSGKQDDDLLDGDEAAEEVKAGKGEEEEGEGENKGFVLSDDDEDDAPAQQVAVAGATADPVKDYLKQIGKVPLLNAEQEVELAKRIEAGLFAEDKLANSDKLAPKLKRELEIIAEDGRRAKNHLLEANLRLVVSLAKRYTGRGMLFLDLIQEGNLGLIRAVEKFDYTKGYKFSTYATWWIRQAITRAMADQARTIRIPVHMVEVINKLARVQRQMLQDLGREPTPEELAKELDMTPEKVIEVQKYGREPISLHTPLGEDGDSEFGDLIEDSEAVVPADAVSFTLLQEQLHSVLDTLSEREAGVVSMRFGLTDGQPKTLDEIGKVYGVTRERIRQIESKTMSKLRHPSRSQVLRDYLD, encoded by the coding sequence GTGTCGGCCAGCACATCCCGTACGCTCCCGCCGGAGATCGCCGAGTCCGAGTCTGTGATGGCGCTCATCGAGCGGGGAAAGGCTGATGGGCAGATCGCCGGCGATGACGTGCGTCGGGCCTTCGAGGCTGACCAGATTCCGCCAACCCAGTGGAAGAATGTTCTGCGCAGCCTCAACCAGATCCTCGAGGAAGAGGGTGTGACGCTGATGGTCAGTGCCGCGGAGCCGTCAAAGCGTGCCCGCAAGAGCGTCGCAGCAAAGAGCCCGGTCAAGCGCACCGCCACCAAGACTGTCGCGGCCAAGACGACCGTGACCAGGACCGTTGCGGCCACTGCCGCCCCGTCGGCAGAGACCGTGGACGTGGTGGCTGACGACGCTGCCGCGGTCGGCCCTGCGAAGAAGGCGGCAGCCAAGAAGACGGCTGCCAAGAAGACCGCCGTGAAGAAGACGGCGGCCAAGAAGACAGCTACGAAGAAGTCCGGAAAGCAGGACGACGACCTCCTCGACGGCGACGAGGCGGCCGAGGAAGTAAAGGCCGGCAAGGGCGAGGAAGAGGAGGGCGAGGGCGAGAACAAGGGCTTCGTCCTCTCCGACGACGACGAGGACGACGCGCCTGCGCAGCAGGTCGCCGTCGCCGGCGCCACCGCCGACCCGGTCAAGGACTACCTGAAGCAGATCGGCAAGGTTCCCCTCCTCAACGCCGAGCAGGAGGTCGAGCTCGCCAAGCGCATCGAGGCCGGTCTGTTCGCCGAGGACAAGCTGGCCAACTCCGACAAGCTGGCGCCGAAGCTCAAGCGCGAGCTGGAGATCATCGCCGAGGACGGCCGCCGCGCCAAGAACCACCTGCTGGAGGCCAACCTCCGTCTCGTGGTCTCGCTGGCCAAGCGCTACACCGGCCGCGGCATGCTCTTCCTGGACCTCATCCAGGAGGGCAACCTCGGTCTGATCCGCGCGGTCGAGAAGTTCGACTACACCAAGGGCTACAAGTTCTCCACGTACGCCACCTGGTGGATCCGTCAGGCGATCACCCGCGCCATGGCCGACCAGGCCCGCACCATCCGTATCCCGGTGCACATGGTCGAGGTCATCAACAAGCTCGCCCGAGTACAGCGTCAGATGCTTCAGGACCTGGGCCGCGAGCCCACGCCGGAGGAGCTGGCCAAGGAACTCGACATGACCCCCGAGAAGGTCATCGAGGTCCAGAAGTACGGTCGTGAGCCGATCTCCCTCCACACCCCGCTGGGTGAGGACGGGGACAGCGAGTTCGGTGACCTGATCGAGGACTCCGAGGCAGTCGTGCCGGCCGACGCGGTCAGCTTCACGCTCCTCCAGGAGCAGCTGCACTCCGTGCTCGACACGCTCTCCGAGCGTGAGGCGGGCGTGGTCTCGATGCGCTTCGGTCTCACCGACGGTCAGCCGAAGACGCTGGACGAGATCGGCAAGGTCTATGGCGTGACGCGCGAGCGCATCCGTCAGATCGAGTCGAAGACCATGTCGAAGCTGCGCCACCCGTCGCGCTCGCAGGTGCTGCGCGACTACCTCGACTAG
- a CDS encoding S1 family peptidase, producing MSRTVFRAMTGVLALVAATVAIPLGVPAPAVADSIVIGGQPAHVKDSPWVVALSSRDRFGDTRAGQFCGGVAVAPKKVLTAAHCLSREALGVDVGKLRDLRVISGRDALRGTDGQETPVQEAWSNPGFDPTTNTGDLAVLTLAEALPAQSVIPMAESGDAAYQPGTGAVVYGWGDTSGGGDYASSLRSAEVSVLPDSLCRQAYPGGTDGTYDASAMLCAGELLGGHDACQGDSGGPLVARGRLIGLVSWGNGCGRVGSPGVYTRISAAIGWMPGSG from the coding sequence ATGTCCCGTACCGTCTTCCGTGCCATGACCGGGGTGCTCGCTCTGGTTGCCGCCACGGTTGCGATACCGCTCGGAGTCCCCGCCCCGGCTGTTGCGGACAGCATCGTCATCGGCGGTCAGCCCGCACACGTCAAGGACAGCCCCTGGGTGGTGGCACTGTCCAGCCGTGACCGGTTCGGAGACACCCGCGCCGGACAGTTCTGCGGCGGGGTCGCGGTCGCCCCGAAGAAGGTTCTGACCGCCGCACACTGCCTGAGCCGGGAGGCTCTCGGTGTCGATGTGGGCAAGTTGCGCGATCTGCGGGTCATCTCCGGCCGGGACGCTCTGCGCGGGACCGACGGGCAGGAGACACCGGTACAGGAGGCATGGAGCAACCCCGGTTTTGATCCCACAACGAACACGGGGGATCTGGCGGTACTGACTCTGGCCGAGGCGTTGCCCGCGCAGAGCGTGATCCCGATGGCCGAATCCGGTGACGCGGCATATCAGCCGGGTACCGGCGCCGTCGTATACGGGTGGGGTGACACGAGCGGCGGCGGCGACTACGCGTCGTCACTCCGCTCCGCAGAAGTGAGCGTTCTGCCGGACAGCCTGTGCCGACAGGCCTACCCGGGCGGCACAGACGGTACGTACGACGCCTCAGCGATGCTCTGCGCGGGCGAACTGCTGGGCGGGCACGACGCATGCCAGGGGGACAGCGGGGGACCGCTGGTGGCCCGTGGGCGGCTCATCGGCCTGGTGTCCTGGGGGAACGGTTGCGGCCGGGTCGGAAGCCCCGGCGTGTACACGCGGATCTCCGCTGCGATCGGCTGGATGCCGGGCAGCGGCTGA
- a CDS encoding DUF7455 domain-containing protein yields MTTVLTPASPLTAADRCDRCGAQAYLRVVLISGGELLFCAHHGRKFEPELKKIAAEIQDETDRLTAVQAQAAEEEQH; encoded by the coding sequence GTGACTACTGTTCTGACCCCCGCGAGCCCGCTGACCGCAGCAGACCGCTGTGACCGTTGCGGCGCCCAGGCATATCTGCGCGTCGTCCTCATCAGCGGCGGTGAACTGCTCTTCTGCGCCCACCACGGGCGCAAGTTCGAGCCGGAACTCAAGAAGATCGCCGCGGAAATACAGGATGAGACGGACCGACTGACGGCCGTACAGGCCCAAGCCGCCGAAGAGGAACAACACTGA
- a CDS encoding DNA gyrase/topoisomerase IV subunit B: protein MTADTSVPSTALLTGADRDGSNYTARHLLVLEGLEAVRKRPGMYIGSTDSRGLMHCLWEIIDNSVDEALGGYCDHIEVILHDDNSVEVRDNGRGIPVDVEPKTGLSGIEVVMTKLHAGGKFGGGSYAASGGLHGVGASVVNALSARLDVEVDRNSATHSISFRRGVPGMFTEQGPDSPFDPANGLLKGKRVPKARTGTRVRYWADRQIFLKDAKLNLETLHQRARQTAFLVPGLTIVVRDERGLDGEGKTEETFRFDGGISEFCEYLAQDKAVCDVLRLTGQGTFKETVPVLDERGHMTATEVTRELVVDIALRWGTGYDTNLKSFVNIIATPKGGTHVTGFERSVTKTVNEALRSAKLLRVAEDDIVKDDALEGLTAVVTVRLAEPQFEGQTKEVLGTSAANRIVANVVAKELKAFLTSTKRDAKAQARAVLDKAVAAARTRIAARQHKDAQRRKTALESSSLPAKLADCRSDDVDRSELFIVEGDSALGTAKLARNSEFQALLPIRGKILNVQKASVSDMLKNAECGAIIQVIGAGSGRTFDIDAARYGKIVLLVDADVDGAHIRILLLTLFQRYMRPMVEAGRVFAAVPPLHRIELVQPKKGQDKYIYTYSDGELRQRLLELQQKNVRYKDSIQRYKGLGEMDADQLAETTMAPRHRTLRRINIGDLESSEQVFDLLMGNEVAPRKEFITSSAATLDRSRIDV, encoded by the coding sequence GTGACCGCCGATACGTCCGTGCCGTCCACTGCGCTGCTGACCGGAGCAGACCGAGACGGTTCCAACTACACCGCGCGGCACCTGCTCGTACTTGAGGGGCTCGAAGCGGTTCGCAAGCGCCCCGGGATGTACATCGGGTCCACCGACAGCCGCGGCCTCATGCACTGCCTCTGGGAGATCATCGACAACTCCGTCGACGAGGCCCTGGGTGGTTACTGCGATCACATCGAGGTCATCCTCCACGACGACAACTCCGTGGAGGTCCGGGACAACGGGCGCGGCATCCCCGTCGATGTCGAGCCCAAGACGGGCCTGTCCGGTATCGAAGTCGTGATGACCAAGCTGCACGCCGGCGGAAAGTTCGGCGGCGGCTCGTACGCCGCGTCGGGCGGCCTGCACGGCGTGGGCGCCTCCGTGGTCAACGCGCTCTCCGCCCGGCTCGACGTCGAGGTCGACCGCAACAGCGCGACCCACTCGATCAGCTTCCGGCGCGGAGTCCCCGGGATGTTCACCGAGCAGGGGCCGGACAGCCCGTTCGACCCGGCCAACGGCCTGCTCAAGGGCAAGCGGGTGCCGAAGGCGCGCACCGGCACCAGGGTGCGGTACTGGGCGGACCGGCAGATCTTCCTCAAGGACGCCAAGCTCAACCTGGAGACGCTCCACCAGCGCGCGCGGCAGACGGCCTTCCTCGTCCCCGGCCTGACGATCGTCGTCCGCGACGAACGCGGTCTCGACGGCGAGGGCAAGACCGAGGAGACCTTCCGCTTCGACGGCGGGATCAGCGAATTCTGCGAGTACCTCGCGCAGGACAAGGCGGTCTGCGACGTCCTGCGCCTGACCGGGCAGGGGACGTTCAAGGAGACCGTGCCGGTCCTGGACGAGCGCGGACACATGACGGCGACCGAGGTCACCCGTGAACTCGTCGTCGACATCGCCCTGCGCTGGGGCACCGGATACGACACCAACCTCAAGTCCTTCGTCAACATCATCGCCACCCCCAAGGGCGGCACGCATGTGACCGGATTCGAACGTTCCGTGACCAAGACGGTCAACGAGGCGCTGCGCTCCGCCAAGCTGCTCCGCGTCGCCGAGGACGACATCGTCAAGGACGACGCGCTGGAAGGCCTCACCGCGGTCGTCACCGTACGGCTGGCGGAGCCGCAGTTCGAGGGCCAGACCAAGGAGGTGCTCGGCACCTCCGCCGCCAACCGGATCGTCGCCAACGTCGTGGCCAAGGAACTCAAGGCGTTCCTCACCTCGACGAAGCGCGATGCCAAGGCCCAGGCCAGGGCGGTCCTGGACAAGGCGGTGGCAGCCGCGCGCACCCGCATCGCGGCCCGCCAGCACAAGGACGCACAGCGCCGCAAGACAGCGCTGGAGTCGTCCTCGCTGCCGGCGAAGCTCGCCGACTGCCGCAGTGACGACGTGGACCGCAGCGAGCTCTTCATCGTCGAGGGCGACTCCGCGCTCGGTACGGCCAAGCTCGCGCGGAACAGCGAGTTCCAGGCGCTGCTGCCGATCCGGGGCAAGATCCTCAATGTTCAGAAGGCGTCCGTCTCGGACATGCTGAAGAACGCCGAGTGCGGTGCGATCATCCAGGTCATAGGAGCCGGATCGGGGCGGACCTTCGACATCGACGCCGCTCGCTACGGGAAGATCGTCCTGCTGGTGGACGCCGATGTCGACGGCGCGCACATCCGCATCCTGCTGCTGACGCTGTTCCAGCGCTACATGCGGCCCATGGTCGAGGCAGGCCGGGTCTTCGCCGCCGTACCCCCGCTGCACCGGATCGAGCTCGTCCAGCCCAAGAAGGGCCAGGACAAGTACATCTACACCTACTCCGACGGCGAGCTGCGTCAGCGGCTGCTGGAGCTCCAGCAGAAGAACGTCCGGTACAAGGACTCGATCCAGCGCTACAAGGGTCTGGGCGAGATGGACGCCGACCAGCTGGCGGAGACCACGATGGCCCCCCGGCACCGCACGCTGCGGCGGATCAACATCGGCGACCTGGAATCGTCCGAGCAGGTCTTCGATCTGCTGATGGGCAACGAGGTGGCGCCGCGCAAGGAGTTCATCACCAGCTCGGCCGCCACCCTGGACCGCTCGCGCATCGACGTCTGA
- a CDS encoding DUF1453 domain-containing protein, whose translation MSGLVNALVIVAVITVVVVRQCSARRISDDKRWWILPGILLVISLREPGLVDPRHEVLSVVVLGAELAVALVTGAGWGWTSRLWREADGSLWSKGTKATVLVWTGGLALRTALYGAAALTGIHQGSAALLSALAVTLAVRSGVLMWRARQMRPAYGGCGDGMPSQSAWKDRV comes from the coding sequence ATGTCCGGGCTCGTCAACGCCCTGGTGATCGTCGCCGTCATCACTGTCGTCGTGGTCCGCCAGTGCTCTGCACGGCGGATCTCCGACGACAAGCGCTGGTGGATCCTGCCGGGCATCCTCCTGGTCATATCGCTGCGCGAGCCCGGGTTGGTGGATCCGCGTCACGAAGTGCTGTCCGTGGTGGTCCTGGGCGCGGAGCTGGCGGTGGCGCTGGTGACCGGCGCGGGCTGGGGCTGGACCTCCCGGCTGTGGCGCGAGGCGGACGGCTCGCTGTGGAGCAAGGGCACCAAGGCCACCGTCCTCGTCTGGACAGGGGGACTGGCGTTGCGGACCGCCCTCTACGGGGCTGCCGCGTTGACGGGCATACACCAGGGCAGTGCCGCGCTGCTGTCGGCTCTCGCGGTGACGCTGGCGGTGCGCAGCGGTGTGCTGATGTGGCGGGCCAGGCAGATGCGTCCGGCGTACG